A window of the Parabacteroides merdae ATCC 43184 genome harbors these coding sequences:
- a CDS encoding sensor histidine kinase encodes MKLIYRILLRLSLALLAVLTVWTVFFYFTMIDEINDEVDDALEDYSETIIIRSLAGKELPSKNDGSNNSYSIRPITREEARQYPAIEYYDADIYIKEKEETEPARVLRTIFADKDDNYFLLEVSTPSFEKEDLREAVANWILFLYIVLLVTLLTVCIWVFYRSLRPLYALLNWLDSYLPGKQHGPVPNDTRIPEFRRLNEAAAQAVERSEQLFKQQKQFIGNASHELQTPLAVCNNRIEWLLDNTELTEEQMEELFKTKHTLNYIVRLNKSLLFLSRIDNGQFTDSRPVEINSIVKRLLDDYKEIFSHYKAQISLEEQGLLKITMNETLAESLISNLLKNAFIHNKEKGHVRVTIQADSLTIANTGQTVPLDSEHIFERFYQGSKKKESTGLGLAIAEAICRQYGLHISYRYQGEEHIFLLQFYLDKS; translated from the coding sequence ATGAAATTGATTTACCGTATATTGCTTCGCCTATCCCTGGCATTGCTAGCCGTCCTGACGGTATGGACGGTTTTCTTTTATTTCACCATGATCGACGAGATCAACGATGAAGTAGACGACGCGCTGGAAGACTACTCCGAGACGATCATCATCCGTTCGCTTGCCGGCAAAGAGCTTCCTTCGAAAAACGACGGGAGTAACAACAGCTATTCCATCCGTCCCATAACAAGGGAAGAAGCCAGACAATACCCGGCGATCGAATACTACGATGCCGACATATATATAAAGGAAAAGGAAGAGACTGAACCGGCACGTGTGCTGCGGACCATCTTCGCCGATAAAGATGACAATTATTTCCTACTGGAAGTCTCGACTCCCTCTTTTGAAAAAGAAGATTTACGTGAGGCCGTCGCCAACTGGATTCTCTTTCTTTATATTGTTTTACTGGTCACCCTGCTTACGGTCTGCATTTGGGTGTTCTATCGGAGCCTGCGCCCGTTGTACGCGCTACTGAACTGGCTGGACAGTTATTTGCCGGGCAAACAGCACGGACCTGTTCCCAACGACACCCGTATTCCGGAATTCCGCAGGTTGAACGAAGCAGCAGCCCAAGCCGTCGAACGCTCGGAACAACTATTCAAACAGCAGAAGCAATTTATCGGCAATGCATCGCACGAACTTCAGACACCACTTGCCGTTTGCAACAACCGTATCGAATGGCTGCTCGACAATACGGAACTGACGGAGGAACAAATGGAAGAACTGTTCAAGACCAAGCATACACTGAACTACATCGTCCGGCTGAATAAATCCCTGCTGTTTCTCTCCCGGATCGACAACGGACAATTCACCGACAGCCGTCCGGTCGAAATCAACAGCATCGTCAAACGGCTGTTAGATGATTACAAAGAGATATTCAGCCACTACAAAGCCCAGATCTCACTGGAGGAACAGGGCCTACTGAAGATAACGATGAACGAGACACTGGCGGAGTCACTCATCTCCAACCTGCTGAAAAACGCTTTTATCCATAACAAGGAAAAAGGACACGTCCGTGTCACGATCCAGGCAGACTCGCTGACTATCGCCAACACAGGGCAAACCGTACCTCTCGACAGCGAGCATATCTTCGAACGTTTCTACCAGGGGAGCAAGAAAAAGGAATCGACCGGACTCGGCCTCGCCATAGCCGAAGCGATTTGTCGTCAATACGGGTTGCACATCTCCTACCGGTATCAGGGTGAAGAGCATATCTTCCTCCTTCAATTTTACCTCGATAAATCATAA
- a CDS encoding fumarate hydratase encodes MATTPFKYQAPFPLGPDTTEYYLLTKDYVSVSEFEGTPVLKVEKEGLTAMANAAFRDVSFMLRRSHNEQVAKILSDPEASDNDKYVALTFLRNAEVAAKGVLPFCQDTGTAIIHGEKGQQVWTGYCDEEALSLGVYKTYTEENLRYSQNAPLNMYDEVNTKCNLPAQIDIEATEGMEYKFLCVTKGGGSANKTYLYQETKAILNPGTLVPFIIEKIKTLGTAACPPYHIAVVIGGTSAEKNLLTVKLASTHYYDELPTTGNEYGRAFRDIELEKEVLAEVHNIGLGAQFGGKYLAHDIRIIRLPRHGASCPVGLGVSCSADRNVKCKINKDGIWIEKLDSHPGELIPAELREAGEGDAVKINLNQPMTEILKELDKYPVATRLSLNGTIIVGRDIAHAKLKERLDRGEDLPQYIKDHPIYYAGPAKTPTGMACGSMGPTTAGRMDPYVGLFQSHGGSMIMLAKGNRSQQVTDACQKYGGFYLGSIGGPAAILAQNNIKSIECVEYPELGMEAIWKIEVEDFPAFILVDNKGNDFFKQIKPRCTCSK; translated from the coding sequence ATGGCAACAACTCCTTTCAAGTATCAGGCTCCGTTCCCATTGGGTCCGGATACAACAGAGTATTATTTGCTTACAAAAGATTATGTTTCGGTTTCCGAGTTCGAAGGAACCCCGGTTCTGAAAGTAGAGAAAGAAGGTCTTACGGCAATGGCTAATGCCGCTTTCCGTGATGTTTCCTTTATGCTTCGCCGCTCGCACAACGAGCAGGTGGCTAAGATCCTGAGTGATCCGGAAGCAAGTGATAACGATAAATATGTAGCGTTGACTTTCCTGCGTAACGCAGAAGTTGCTGCTAAGGGTGTACTTCCTTTCTGCCAGGATACCGGTACGGCTATCATCCACGGCGAAAAGGGACAGCAGGTATGGACTGGCTACTGCGATGAAGAGGCACTTTCGTTGGGTGTATATAAAACCTATACGGAAGAGAACCTGCGCTATTCGCAGAACGCTCCCCTGAACATGTACGACGAAGTGAACACCAAATGCAACCTCCCCGCCCAGATCGATATCGAAGCTACGGAAGGTATGGAATATAAGTTCCTGTGTGTGACAAAGGGTGGCGGTTCCGCCAATAAGACTTACCTGTATCAAGAAACAAAGGCGATCCTGAATCCCGGCACTTTGGTCCCCTTCATCATCGAAAAGATCAAGACATTGGGTACGGCTGCTTGTCCCCCTTATCATATCGCAGTGGTTATCGGCGGTACTTCTGCCGAAAAGAACCTGCTGACGGTGAAGTTGGCTTCTACACATTATTATGACGAATTGCCTACGACTGGCAACGAGTATGGCCGTGCTTTCCGGGATATAGAACTGGAAAAAGAAGTGCTGGCCGAAGTGCACAATATCGGTTTGGGAGCACAATTCGGCGGAAAGTATCTGGCACATGATATCCGTATCATCCGTCTGCCGCGGCACGGCGCTTCCTGTCCGGTCGGTTTGGGTGTCAGTTGTTCGGCCGACCGTAACGTGAAGTGTAAGATCAACAAAGACGGTATCTGGATCGAGAAGCTGGACAGCCATCCGGGCGAACTGATCCCGGCAGAACTGCGCGAGGCAGGCGAAGGCGATGCTGTCAAGATCAACCTGAACCAGCCGATGACAGAGATCCTGAAAGAACTGGATAAATATCCGGTGGCTACCCGTCTGTCTCTGAATGGTACGATCATCGTAGGTCGCGATATCGCTCACGCCAAGTTAAAAGAACGTTTGGACCGTGGTGAAGACCTACCTCAGTATATCAAGGATCATCCTATCTATTATGCCGGTCCGGCCAAGACTCCGACTGGTATGGCTTGCGGTTCTATGGGTCCGACGACTGCCGGCCGTATGGACCCGTATGTCGGTTTGTTCCAGAGTCATGGCGGTAGCATGATCATGTTGGCGAAAGGTAACCGTAGCCAACAGGTGACGGATGCTTGCCAGAAATATGGTGGTTTCTATTTGGGAAGTATCGGCGGCCCGGCTGCAATTCTGGCCCAGAACAACATCAAGAGCATCGAATGTGTGGAATATCCCGAATTGGGCATGGAAGCGATCTGGAAGATCGAAGTGGAAGATTTTCCAGCATTTATCCTGGTAGACAACAAGGGTAACGATTTCTTCAAACAGATCAAACCGCGTTGCACTTGCAGCAAGTAA
- a CDS encoding PepSY-like domain-containing protein, which yields MIKNVFLLAALSLCLFQSCDNDDNEPVPGYVSAETKAAFDEKYPAAKDVEWETRNDYLIVDFKQDKVEKEAWFDNSGTWYMTETDIPFAQLPDAVKTAFQQGEYSTWKVDDVDMIERRDVETVYVIETEQGNSEVDLYYSPDGILVKTVLDAGGNDGYEDFIPSQPSSSVDAYVKEHYPSARILDIDREKGVTEVEILDGTVCRELLFDDGGAWMQTKTELRITALPDAVMAAIKASQYATYRIDDADFIETLTGEWYLVELESGKQEVKLRIDATGKIL from the coding sequence ATGATTAAAAATGTATTTTTACTTGCGGCACTATCTCTGTGCCTGTTCCAAAGTTGTGACAATGATGATAACGAACCGGTTCCCGGTTATGTGAGTGCCGAAACCAAAGCTGCTTTTGACGAAAAATATCCTGCGGCAAAAGATGTGGAGTGGGAGACGCGTAACGATTATTTGATTGTGGATTTCAAACAAGATAAAGTAGAGAAGGAAGCTTGGTTCGACAATAGCGGAACTTGGTATATGACGGAAACGGATATCCCTTTTGCACAGCTTCCCGATGCGGTGAAGACTGCTTTCCAGCAAGGTGAATATTCGACTTGGAAAGTGGACGATGTGGATATGATCGAACGCCGGGATGTCGAGACCGTCTATGTGATCGAGACGGAACAGGGCAATAGTGAGGTGGATCTTTATTATTCTCCGGACGGTATCTTGGTGAAAACCGTTCTCGATGCGGGTGGGAACGATGGATATGAAGATTTCATCCCGTCACAGCCTTCCTCTTCCGTAGATGCTTATGTCAAAGAACATTATCCTTCTGCCCGTATCTTGGATATCGACCGGGAAAAAGGTGTTACGGAAGTTGAAATATTGGATGGAACAGTTTGCCGCGAACTCCTGTTCGACGATGGAGGCGCTTGGATGCAGACTAAAACGGAACTTCGTATTACAGCGCTGCCGGACGCGGTAATGGCTGCTATCAAGGCTTCGCAATATGCAACCTATAGGATCGACGATGCTGATTTCATCGAGACTCTGACTGGCGAATGGTATCTCGTTGAACTAGAATCCGGCAAGCAGGAAGTGAAACTTCGCATAGACGCTACCGGAAAGATATTGTAG
- a CDS encoding S4 domain-containing protein — MEVRLNKLISDSGLCSRREADKFIEEGRVTVNGSLPQVGQKVTEADIVMLDDIQIKIGKNTGKQTSSARINIQELELAGQEKKAKKTKPLSTATSEKKAASPATGSKGLRPGKYVKYNKYAAARHAARNGESPRKETKASGIDKEMLKEALRPKFGKSLGRSAVAQRLASSPKSAALRKTSKNNPLNKAKRAAARNKPKGE; from the coding sequence ATGGAAGTAAGATTAAATAAACTCATCAGTGATTCCGGCCTTTGTTCACGCAGGGAAGCGGACAAATTCATCGAAGAAGGACGTGTCACCGTAAATGGCAGCCTACCTCAAGTCGGGCAGAAAGTAACCGAAGCCGATATCGTCATGCTGGATGACATACAAATTAAAATCGGAAAGAACACGGGCAAACAAACATCTTCCGCACGGATCAATATCCAAGAGTTGGAACTTGCCGGACAAGAAAAAAAGGCGAAGAAGACAAAGCCTTTGTCTACGGCGACTTCCGAAAAGAAGGCGGCTTCTCCTGCAACCGGTTCAAAAGGCCTACGCCCCGGCAAATATGTAAAATACAATAAATATGCAGCCGCCCGCCATGCTGCACGCAATGGAGAAAGTCCGAGAAAAGAGACAAAGGCATCCGGCATCGACAAAGAGATGCTGAAAGAGGCTTTGCGCCCCAAATTCGGCAAATCATTAGGACGGTCGGCCGTTGCACAACGCTTGGCTTCTTCTCCAAAATCGGCTGCGTTGCGCAAGACAAGCAAGAACAACCCGCTCAACAAGGCAAAACGCGCTGCCGCCCGCAATAAACCGAAAGGAGAATAA
- the cbiB gene encoding adenosylcobinamide-phosphate synthase CbiB: MYYWFHQSFYMAKAFPFIGGWLADRLLGDPEGWPHPVVGFGKVISLGEKTLNKGNDRAVKGGVMALILVAGTYLLCERILALAGYFHPIVASILSGIGVFYCLAGKTLVKEVKAVFEAVDRSTEEGRKQVGRIVGRDTSRLSPQEIRAAALETLAENLSDGVIAPMFWFALLGLPGMMTYKMVNTLDSMIGYKNERYLEFGQIAARLDDLANYIPARLTAWLMLAVSGNLNKTDFVKRFGPAHASPNSGYPESALAAILNCRFGGTHDYFGKPVEKPYIGTNERTFTTEDMLIAIKTNSNAELAMGLIVCLISIIIH, from the coding sequence ATGTATTATTGGTTCCATCAATCGTTTTATATGGCAAAAGCCTTCCCGTTCATCGGCGGATGGCTGGCAGACCGCTTGTTGGGTGATCCTGAAGGATGGCCACATCCGGTTGTTGGTTTCGGCAAAGTGATTTCTTTAGGAGAGAAGACGCTGAACAAAGGAAACGACCGGGCTGTCAAAGGAGGCGTCATGGCACTCATACTGGTTGCCGGAACGTATTTGCTCTGCGAACGGATACTGGCGCTTGCCGGATACTTTCACCCGATAGTAGCATCTATTCTATCCGGGATAGGCGTCTTTTACTGCCTGGCGGGAAAAACGCTGGTCAAAGAAGTGAAAGCCGTTTTCGAAGCAGTAGACCGCAGCACGGAAGAAGGACGCAAACAGGTCGGGCGGATCGTAGGCCGCGACACTTCCCGTCTCTCCCCACAAGAGATACGGGCCGCCGCTCTCGAAACGCTCGCGGAAAACCTGAGCGACGGAGTGATAGCTCCCATGTTTTGGTTTGCCCTGCTCGGACTTCCCGGCATGATGACTTACAAAATGGTGAATACGCTCGATTCGATGATCGGCTACAAAAACGAACGTTACTTAGAATTCGGGCAGATTGCCGCAAGGCTCGACGATCTTGCCAATTATATCCCTGCCCGGTTGACAGCATGGTTGATGCTGGCTGTTTCCGGCAACTTGAACAAAACGGATTTCGTTAAGCGCTTCGGCCCGGCTCATGCCAGCCCGAACTCAGGCTATCCGGAATCTGCCCTTGCCGCTATATTGAATTGCCGTTTCGGAGGAACCCACGATTATTTCGGGAAGCCGGTAGAAAAACCTTATATCGGAACCAACGAACGGACTTTCACAACAGAAGACATGTTGATTGCCATCAAAACAAACAGCAATGCCGAACTTGCCATGGGGCTTATTGTTTGTTTAATATCAATAATTATCCACTAA
- a CDS encoding response regulator transcription factor — MKILIVEDEPSLRELMQKTLAKERYVVETAGTFHEASLKIADYSYDCILLDIMLPDGNGLKLLEMLKEQQKRESVIIISARDSIEDKVLGLEQGADDYLPKPFHLAELNARIKSVLRRQRSDGSRSLRLGNLRIEPDSFRVFVDDKELELLKKEYDILFYFANRPNHIIDKAVLAEAVWGDHIDQADSFHFVYAQVKNLRQQLKKAGATIEIRSIYGFGYKLVINEEE; from the coding sequence ATGAAGATATTAATAGTTGAAGACGAACCTTCGCTCAGGGAACTGATGCAGAAAACACTGGCAAAAGAGCGATATGTAGTGGAAACGGCAGGCACCTTCCATGAAGCGAGCCTGAAAATAGCGGACTACAGCTACGACTGTATCCTGCTCGACATCATGTTGCCAGATGGGAACGGTTTGAAGTTGTTGGAGATGCTCAAGGAACAGCAGAAGCGTGAGAGCGTCATCATCATCTCTGCCCGCGACTCCATCGAGGACAAAGTCCTGGGGCTGGAACAGGGAGCAGACGACTATCTCCCGAAACCCTTCCACCTGGCCGAGCTAAACGCCCGTATCAAAAGTGTGCTGAGACGACAACGCAGCGACGGTTCGCGTTCCCTACGGCTGGGAAACCTACGGATCGAACCAGATAGTTTCCGGGTATTCGTTGACGACAAGGAACTGGAACTTCTCAAGAAAGAATACGACATCCTGTTCTATTTTGCCAACCGACCGAACCATATCATTGACAAGGCCGTACTGGCCGAAGCCGTCTGGGGCGACCATATCGATCAGGCGGACAGTTTCCATTTCGTCTATGCACAAGTCAAGAATCTGCGCCAGCAGCTAAAGAAGGCAGGCGCGACAATTGAAATCCGCTCTATCTATGGCTTCGGATATAAATTAGTCATCAACGAAGAGGAATAA
- the cobC gene encoding alpha-ribazole phosphatase codes for MEIYLVRHTSVDIPAGYAYGQTDVPLRPSFEDEAEAVKKNLSGHTFDKVWSSPLTRCTRLAAYCGYPDAEKEDRIKEISFGEWEMKSWDELSSDPRSEAWFNDWINVPAPSGESLQDQYTRVSHFLNEIRESDLQKVCIFAHGGVLTCARVYAGEYDLKEAFKNVPSYGTVIRLELD; via the coding sequence ATGGAAATTTATCTGGTCAGACATACATCCGTCGACATTCCCGCCGGCTATGCATACGGACAAACCGATGTTCCCCTTCGTCCTTCATTCGAAGATGAAGCCGAAGCCGTAAAAAAAAACTTATCCGGCCATACATTCGACAAAGTGTGGAGCAGCCCGCTTACACGCTGTACCCGCCTCGCCGCCTATTGCGGCTACCCGGACGCAGAAAAGGAAGACCGCATTAAGGAAATCAGCTTCGGGGAATGGGAAATGAAATCTTGGGATGAACTATCCTCCGATCCTCGATCGGAAGCCTGGTTCAACGACTGGATCAATGTTCCGGCTCCTTCGGGCGAATCCTTGCAAGATCAATATACCCGTGTCAGTCATTTCCTAAATGAAATAAGAGAAAGTGACCTGCAGAAAGTATGCATTTTCGCACATGGCGGAGTCTTGACCTGTGCCCGTGTCTATGCCGGAGAATATGACTTGAAAGAAGCATTCAAAAATGTCCCTTCATACGGAACGGTCATCAGGCTGGAATTGGATTAA
- the cobT gene encoding nicotinate-nucleotide--dimethylbenzimidazole phosphoribosyltransferase, with amino-acid sequence MISFNIQKPDIAIATALQDKIDNLTKPKGSLGTLEEIALQIGLIQQTLSPVLHHPVNVIYASDHGIADEGVSKSPKEVTRQVIHNFLNGGAGICFLSRQHGFEIKIVDGGVDFDFPAIPELIDRKIRKGTRNFLYEAAMTQDEMELAIRYGADIVTDCHDKGSNVISFGEMGIGNTAASSMWMTCLTGIPLVDCVGAGSGLDNEGVKHKYNILRKALENYKGDNSTLDVIRYFGGYEMVMAVGGMLRAAELKMVILVDGFIMTNCVLAASHLYPEMLPYCIFGHCGDEAGHKRVLDILQAKPLLNLGLRLGEGSGSVCAYPIVDSAVRMINEMHSFQQASITKYF; translated from the coding sequence ATGATCTCTTTCAACATTCAAAAACCTGATATCGCCATTGCCACAGCCCTGCAGGACAAAATCGATAATCTGACGAAACCCAAAGGGTCATTGGGTACGCTTGAAGAAATTGCACTTCAAATCGGTCTGATCCAACAAACATTATCCCCGGTGCTCCATCATCCGGTCAACGTTATATACGCATCCGACCACGGGATCGCCGACGAAGGCGTCAGCAAATCACCCAAAGAAGTAACACGCCAGGTGATACACAACTTCCTGAACGGGGGAGCAGGCATCTGTTTCCTTTCACGCCAGCACGGCTTCGAAATCAAGATAGTCGACGGTGGTGTGGATTTCGATTTCCCTGCCATCCCAGAGTTGATCGACCGGAAAATCAGGAAAGGGACCCGCAACTTCCTGTATGAAGCAGCCATGACACAGGATGAAATGGAATTGGCCATCCGATATGGAGCCGACATTGTCACGGATTGCCACGACAAAGGGAGCAACGTGATCAGTTTTGGTGAGATGGGAATCGGAAACACCGCTGCGTCAAGTATGTGGATGACTTGCCTGACAGGGATTCCACTGGTCGATTGCGTAGGCGCCGGAAGCGGCTTGGATAACGAAGGGGTCAAACATAAATATAATATCTTAAGAAAGGCACTCGAGAACTACAAGGGAGACAACAGCACGTTGGATGTAATCCGCTATTTCGGCGGCTACGAGATGGTGATGGCTGTGGGAGGCATGCTCCGCGCGGCAGAATTGAAGATGGTTATTCTGGTAGATGGCTTTATCATGACAAACTGCGTACTGGCTGCTTCACACTTGTATCCGGAAATGCTTCCCTACTGCATATTCGGACACTGCGGAGACGAGGCCGGACACAAACGTGTACTGGATATCCTACAAGCCAAGCCGTTGCTAAATCTCGGCTTACGCCTGGGTGAAGGTTCCGGCTCCGTATGCGCCTATCCGATTGTGGACTCGGCAGTCCGCATGATCAACGAGATGCACAGCTTCCAGCAAGCCTCCATCACCAAATATTTCTAA
- a CDS encoding adenosylcobinamide-GDP ribazoletransferase, which yields MLRILAAFIFFTRLPFWRLAEVPSEYFKNVVSRWALVGWLTAGLSVIVLYTASLILPASVAVLLAIVTRLLITGCLHEDGLADFFDGFGGGTSRERILSIMKDSHIGSYGVIGLILYFALLYTLLSSLPLTLAGSAILAGDPFSKGVAGMIINRLPYARKEEEAKNKTVYSRMTTSEYTCCLFSALIPMFWLPEPVYLLAGLLPVLVFYFLTSLMKKKIQGYTGDCCGATFLLCELSFYLGIAVIYTTII from the coding sequence ATGCTCCGTATCCTTGCCGCCTTTATATTTTTCACCCGGCTACCATTCTGGCGACTGGCTGAAGTTCCTTCGGAATATTTCAAGAATGTAGTCAGCCGCTGGGCGTTAGTCGGCTGGCTCACAGCCGGGCTTTCCGTAATCGTACTTTACACAGCTTCACTGATACTGCCGGCAAGTGTTGCCGTACTATTGGCAATCGTCACCCGGCTGCTGATAACCGGTTGCCTACATGAAGACGGACTTGCCGACTTTTTCGACGGCTTCGGGGGAGGGACTTCGCGCGAACGTATCCTTTCAATTATGAAAGACTCACATATAGGAAGCTACGGGGTGATCGGGTTGATTCTTTATTTTGCACTTCTATATACATTGTTGAGCAGCCTGCCACTGACTCTTGCCGGAAGTGCGATACTGGCAGGCGATCCTTTTTCCAAAGGAGTTGCCGGAATGATCATCAATAGGCTTCCCTACGCACGCAAGGAAGAAGAGGCCAAAAACAAAACGGTCTACAGCCGGATGACTACAAGTGAATATACATGTTGCCTTTTCTCCGCTCTGATTCCGATGTTCTGGCTGCCGGAACCCGTTTATCTCCTGGCAGGTCTACTGCCTGTTCTTGTCTTTTATTTTCTCACCTCTCTAATGAAAAAGAAAATACAAGGCTATACAGGTGACTGCTGCGGAGCAACATTTTTGCTTTGCGAACTGAGTTTCTATTTAGGGATAGCCGTTATTTATACGACAATCATATAA
- a CDS encoding bifunctional adenosylcobinamide kinase/adenosylcobinamide-phosphate guanylyltransferase — MGKKHIVLVTGGQRSGKSGYAQKLALSLTANPVYLATSRVWDEEFRERVLRHQADRGPEWTNIEEEKYLSRHDLNGRVVVIDCVTLWGTNFFFDNEGDTNRSLVELKEEFNKLTEQDAYLIFVTNEIGLGGVSPDAVQRRFTDLQGWLNQYIASRADEVVFMVSGIPMKVK; from the coding sequence ATGGGAAAAAAGCATATCGTTTTAGTGACAGGCGGCCAACGTTCCGGAAAAAGCGGATATGCGCAAAAACTTGCTTTGTCACTGACAGCTAATCCGGTTTACCTGGCGACATCACGTGTCTGGGACGAGGAGTTCCGCGAGCGTGTACTTCGCCATCAGGCCGACCGGGGACCGGAATGGACGAATATCGAAGAAGAGAAATACCTGAGCCGCCACGATCTGAACGGCCGTGTGGTCGTTATCGATTGTGTCACCCTCTGGGGTACAAACTTTTTCTTCGACAATGAAGGTGACACGAACCGTTCCCTGGTCGAGTTAAAAGAAGAATTTAATAAATTGACAGAGCAGGACGCCTATCTGATCTTCGTTACAAACGAAATCGGGTTAGGCGGTGTTTCTCCCGATGCGGTGCAACGCCGGTTCACGGACCTGCAAGGGTGGTTAAACCAATACATCGCATCCCGTGCCGACGAAGTTGTCTTCATGGTGAGCGGTATTCCCATGAAGGTAAAATAA